Part of the Bacillota bacterium genome is shown below.
GAGCGGTTCCGCAAGCGGCTCGCCAGGCTCGGTGCGCGGCGCGTGCAGCTGGGAAACGCCTGGTACTGGGTGCTTAAAAAAGACTACCGGATCGGGGAGACTTTCGAAATATGACCAACACCACCTTGGCCCAGAGCTACCTGCTCAAAGCCATAAAAAGGCTCAAAGTCCTGGACCTGTTGGCCCGCGAGGAGGCATTCTCCGACGTGGTGCGCGAAGCGCAGGAACTGGTGGAACTGGCTCTGAAGGGCGTGCTCCGGCAGATCGGCATCGAGCCACCCAAGCTCCACGACGTGGGCGGCCTCCTCCTCGAATTCCAGGACCGTCTGCCGCCCGAAGTGGCCGCCGCGGCGCACGACCTGGCCCGGATCTCCAAATGGCTGCGCAAAGAGCGGGAGTTCTCCTTCTACGGAGACATCGACTTCATTCCCACCGAGGAGTACACCGAACTGGATTCCGCCAGGGCCATCCGGGACGCCAACTTCGTGGTCGAAATGGCGCGCAGGGTGATTCCCGGCCGGAACTAGCCCGCCGGAGGAGTCCCCGCTTTCCGCCCGCGCAAATGGTAATTGTAACGCCTTCCCAGTTGCTGTAAACTAAAAGGTGGTGGTGTAGAATTGGCTAAGTATCAACCGTTCACGCTTGCTGAAACCGCACGGCGCATCCAAGAAATCGGTCACGGCGATTTGCGCGACTTCTGGGTAGGCATCGGCGACTTCCTGGACGATTGGTACGCTGCCGACCGCGAGACCAGGAAGGAGATGCTGCGCCAGGAACCCCGGAAGACCGGAGACCGGAGGTTCGACGCTTACCTGGCCGCACTTGCCGAGCACTTGGTGGTGACGAACGGCCTGCCGGTTCCTGGGTGGGCCGGCAAACCGGAACGGTTTCTTGATCAGTTCTGGTTCCCAACGGAGTTTAGGAGCCTGCACGCCATGGCCCTGGTGCAAAGCCCGGCCGCTTTCCGGCGTCGTGGCATCTTTGTGGACGAGACCGCTTTCATGCGGTTTTAGGAAAGGAGCAGTGGGGTTGACCAGGGACGAGATAATCAAGGTCTTGGCCGAGTTGGGCAAAAGGCTGGCCCGGCAAGGAATTCAAGGGGAGATGTATCTTGTCGGTGGTGCGGCGATGGCCCTCGCTTACGATGCCGTACGCGTGACCCGGGACGTCGACGCTGTCTTCATCCCCAAAAACGAGGTCTACCGCGCTTCACGAGCGATGGCCGAGGACTTCGGCCTCCCCGAAACGTGGCTGAATGATGCGGTCAAAGGATTTCTCGCCGGTGAGGACATCGAGCGCATCCCGGTTTTGGAGGTTCCCGGCCTGCGAGTAATGGCCGCCTCCCCACGGTACATGTTGGCCATGAAGTGTTTGGCGGCGAGGTTGGAAGACGAGAGCGACATACGGCACCTGGTGGGTTTCCTGGGAATAGAAACGCTCGAAGAGGTGCTGGCTCTGGTTGAGAGTGTGTACCCGGAACGGCCGATCCCAGCGCGGGCACGGTTTCTTTTGGAAGAGATGTTTGACAAGCAGTAGCCGTCAAACTACTCGTCGGCGGGGGTGCGCAAATGGAAGAAGCCGGGATGAACGGCGTGGTTTTGGAGTCTCTTGCTCTTAAAGGCGGACCTGGTC
Proteins encoded:
- a CDS encoding HEPN domain-containing protein gives rise to the protein MTNTTLAQSYLLKAIKRLKVLDLLAREEAFSDVVREAQELVELALKGVLRQIGIEPPKLHDVGGLLLEFQDRLPPEVAAAAHDLARISKWLRKEREFSFYGDIDFIPTEEYTELDSARAIRDANFVVEMARRVIPGRN
- a CDS encoding DUF6036 family nucleotidyltransferase, which translates into the protein MGLTRDEIIKVLAELGKRLARQGIQGEMYLVGGAAMALAYDAVRVTRDVDAVFIPKNEVYRASRAMAEDFGLPETWLNDAVKGFLAGEDIERIPVLEVPGLRVMAASPRYMLAMKCLAARLEDESDIRHLVGFLGIETLEEVLALVESVYPERPIPARARFLLEEMFDKQ